CTGCAGCCAACGGATATATTACCTTTCTTCCCTACAACAAAGGGATAGCAGGAAGTGGTACCATCATTTTCGGTATTGACCTTGATGACTCTCTCTCATTTCTGCAAGAGGTGCTGACTTCTGAACAGATGCAGAGACTCAAGGATGTGATTTTGGAGAATCGTGTCAGTTTTGCCTATTCCCTTGTTTCCCCGTTGCAGGCATCCGGAATCTTTGCCGATATCCATGAATACTCATCCCAGGGAGAGCTTCTCCCTTCCCATGTTGCAACTGAAGCAATGTGCAATGAATTTTCCATTGACTCAATCTATGTAGAACCTACCTATGTTGTTTCATCTGAGGGTAAAGAGTTGATTTCCGAGATTGGGAAACTTGGCAAGGATGCCAAATTTTTCATGTTGGGAAGGGTAGGGGTAGTCGACGAGCAGCTATTTGGCCAGAAAAACACCGTGGTTGTTTCTGGCACCGTGCAGCTATGGAATCTTGAATCGGGAAAAATCCTTGGGGATACCTTGGATATTGAGGCAGTGGCCTTCGATAATGATCTCTCAAAGGCCCGCGACGAGGCTTTTCGAAAATTCGGAATGATCTCCTCGTATCTTCTCTCCCAGTATCTTTTCTGAATCAACCTCTTTTATATTGTTTGACCAGATTAAGCAGGTCGCCAGGATTGTTGCTTATGATTCCCTCGACTCCGAGTTCCAATAGGGCTTTTGCCTCATCTTTTGAATTTATTGTCCAAGTACAAATCGGGTAGCCTTTCTTTTCGTGGAATTTATGCATGGTTTCTTTTGAAACCTGTTGTTTGTCTGGCTTAAGGTATGAGCAGCGGGCGATATGCCGTCCCCACCCATGGCGGAATACCTTGGGAACTCCTTTCCCCTCATCATAAATTACTGCAGAAGGCAAGGCATGGTGGGTCAATCGGTTGAACCTCAAAATTGAAAAAGGGTTGAACGAACTGATCATGCAATGCTTTTCCAGATTGTAGGCACAGATGGTGTCCCAGGTCTTCTGTTCAAGCCCGATATTCTTTGTATTGGAGGCCTTCAGTTCGATATCATAGTAGAGTTTGTCACCACAAATCTGGAACACCTCGGAAAGCAACGGTATTTGCTCACCTGCATACTCCATTCCTTTATGACTTCCCACATCGAGCTTACGCAATTCCTCAAAGGTCAGTTCCTCGACAATGACATCCTTTCCACTTACTCGTTTGAGGTTTGAGTCATGCACCACAACCAATTCTCCTGTTTTGCAGAGATGTACATCAAGCTCGACACCAGGAATGCCTTTCTCTACACACAGCGAAAATGCAGGCAACGTATTTTCCGGGGCAATCTCGGAATATCCTCGGTGACCGAATAACATCGGCTTGTTAGTTTTTTCAAAAAAAGGTCTCATGCAGGACTCCTTTAGGAATATGACTTCAATAACGCTATTTCACTCGCATAGCAGCTGCTATCGGGCGTTTCCAGAATAAGGGGGATGCCAGAAAAACGCGGGTCCTTGCAGATGAAGGAAAAACAATCCAATCCGATAGAGCCTTTTCCAAGGCTTGCATGCCTGTCCACATGGCTGCCGAGTGCTGATTTTGCATCGTTTAGATGCATCCCCATGAGCTTTTCGAAACCGATGGTTTTCGAAAAATTGTCCATCGTAGCCGAGAAGGTATCCAGTGTCCTGATATCATACCCTGCAGCAAAGATATGGCAGGTGTCGATGCACACCCCCAGCCGGTCCCTGTATTTGCAAAGATGCAGGATTTCTTCGATTTCCTCAAACGTTGAACCAACGCTGGTTCCTTGGCCTGCCGTTGTCTCAAGGACTGCGAATACCGAATCCACTTGCTGGAGGGCTTCGTCCAAGGACTTTGCAACAAGGCGAAGGCAAGTCTGGCGGTCACTTTTGTCTACTGCAGAGCCTGGATGGAAATTGAGTTTGTCCAGACCAAGCAGGACAACACGGTTCAACTCGTCAATAAAAGCATCGAGGCTTTGCTCTCGTTTGTACTGATCGGGGTTTCCCAGATTGATAAGGTAACTGTCATGCGGGAGAATCTGGTGTTTTGTATAGCCGAGTGAGGAGCAGGTTTCTTTGAATAGGGAAGCCTGTTCTTCTTCGATGGGCTTCGAGACCCATTGTCGTTGGTTCTTTGTAAACATCGCGAAAGCTGTCGCGTCAAGCTCTTTGGCCTGGAGTGCAGCCTGTTCCAACCCTCCGGCAATACTGGTGTGGGCACCTACATACAACATGCAAAAAAGGTAGCCTTTCAGACGAGGGTTGTCAATCACCGTAAGTCATGATACTGTTGCTTCTTACAATAGGAGCAACAGTAACATGGGTGCAACACAGTGGTCTTTGGGAAGCATAGTATCTGGGTTTGAACTGGTGGAAATTACTACACTGGAAGATTATAAGGCAACAGGATATCTTTTTCGGCATATTGCGACCAAAATGGAAGTATATCAAGTCGTAAACGATGATACCGAGTTGTTTTTTGGATATGTTTTCAGAACGACCCCCAGCAACGATTACGGGATTGCCCATATTCTTGAACACAGTGTTTTGGCCGGATCAAAAAAATATCCGGTACGCGATCCTTTCATGACCCTTTTGAAGGGAAGTACCAACACATACATGAATGCGATGACCTATCCTGACAAGACACTCTATCCTGCTGCAAGTCCCTTGCGTGAAGATTTCGAGAACCTCTTCAGTGTCTATTCAGATGCAGTGTTTGCCCCCTTGCTTCGTGAGGAAACCTTCCAGCAGGAAGGGGTTCGACTTGTCTGCGACGAGGATAGCTGTCATTTTGAAGGAGTGGTCTACAATGAAATGCTTGGAGACGGCGGAGACCATGACAGCATTGTCGGAAGACAGAGTGTCAGGGCTCTTTTCCCCGATACGCTCTATAGCTATGAATCGGGAGGAATTCCTGAGGAAATCATCAAGCTCGACTACCAGCAATTCCTTTCATTCTACGGAAAATTCTATCATCCCTCCAATTGCAGGCTCTTTCTTTACGGGAAACTTGAAGTTGGGGAAAAGCTGGAGTATCTGGATAATGAATACCTGAGAACATCAGGAATGATAAAAGTCGATGAGATCCCTCCCTGTGCACAGAGTTGGTCTGCTCCAAGGAAATCTACGTTTACCAGTCCCGTTGAAGAAGGGGAAGGTGAGGAAAACTCCTCGGTTGTGCTTTCCTGGGCAACGTCCGAAATCAGCGACCCCTTGGAAATCGTTACCTTGTCAACGCTGGTTGATATCCTGCTTGGCAACCCAGGATCTCCCCTTTACAAAGCTTTGCTTGATACCAAGCTTGGCCTCGATGTCTCCCCCGAGAGCGGTATGAGTGCCGATTTTAGGCAAATGCCTTTTGTCGTCGGGTTCAAGGGGATCAAGCAGGAAAAGGCTGATGAAGCCGAAGCCTGTATCCTTGCCGAAATCAAGAAACTCGTAACTAAGGGCATCGACCGTGAGGTTATAGACGCCTGTATGAAACGAGCACGGTTCAAACTGCAGGAAATACCTGGCGGAGTCCCTTTGGGAATCCGTGCCCTATTACGTTCCCTCCGTGGTTGGATGATGGGCTTGAGCCCCTCTTCTTCAATCGGTATCTCAAAACCCCTCGAGGCTTTGGAGAACGCACTCAAAGAAGACAGCAGGTATTTCGAAAATTGGATGCAAATCCATTTGTTGGACAACCCTCACCGTTGTCTGGTCACCGTTGTCCCTGACAAGGAGCACCAGAAAAGGCAGTTGAGTGCCATTGCCAAATATGCCAAACAGCAGTATGACGCACTTGGCAAAAAAGGATTGAAAACCCTAGCCGAACAAAATGCACATTTTTTGCAATTCGAACAGGATGGTGATACGCCGGAAACGCTTGCAACCGTTCCCCGTCTGCATCTGGAAGACCTTCCCAAGGAAATCAAGACCAATACCTATGAGCATCTTATGCTATCTGGCAGGGATCTCTTTTTCCGTCCCCTGTTCTGCAACGGGATTGTCTATATCGATCTTGCAATCCAGCTTGAGGATTTGAGTGAGCGCGAGCTTATGCTTATGCCTCTGTATCTCAGGTTGGTCCAGATGACAGGCCTTGGAGACCTTACCTATCCGCAGGTAGCCAATATCCTGCGCCACCTTACCGGTGACTTTAGCATGTACCTTGAAAGCGGATCGTCCCTAGACGGTTCTTTTGACCGTATCATGGTACTTTCCCGTACCAAAACCTTGGTTGAGGATTTTCCCGAGGCGATGAAGTTTATCGGGAACTTGCTCCAGAATGCCAACGTCGGTGACCAGGAGCGTATCACGGCAGCCCTTTCTGATTTGAAAACAGATTATGTGGACAATGTCACCTACAATGCACATAGTTTTGCCGCTTTGGCTGCTGCCTCGGTAATGAATACCGTACAGCATGAAGGTGAAGTGCTTTCAGGACTTCACCAGTGGTTCTTCCTGCGGACTATTACCGACGACCAGATTCCCTCGCTCGCTGAGGAATTGCTCTCCTTGCAGAAAGTGCTTTCGAACCGGAATAGATATTCACTTCACTTGACCTGTGATGAGCAATATTATAAGAAGTTGACCAAAACCCTTGAAAAATTCCTGGAGAAATTCCCGGAAGGCGAAGTTCCTGTCCCACGCAAACGCACGTATGGGGATGTAGTAGAGAGCGAACCCCATTCGGTTGCCTTGTACCGGTTACCTTCCACGGTCAGTTATTGTGCCTATGTCATGAAAAGCAGTCCCTGTGGTTCTGCCCTTCAGGCAGCCCAGGTACTGCTAGGTCAGATTCTGAGCGGAAATGAATTATGGGAAGTTGTCCGCGGACAAGGTGGTGCCTACGGGGTGTCTGCCCATGCCGATGTAACAGAACAGTTGTTCCTGTTCACTTCCTACCGGGACCCCCGCATCGCTGGGACTTTGTCTGATTTCAAGAAAGTGCTGGAAACCTATACTGATAAGGAAATTGACTGGAAACATATTGAAAACGCCCTGATCTCTACCGTTGGTGAGGATTTGAAGCCGCTTTCTCCTTCCCAGGAAGCCATCCTGTCCTTTAGAAGGATTCTTTACAATATAACGGATGAGTTCCGGTCCAAGAGACGAACCCAGCTTCTTTCAATCACGGCACAGGATCTCAATGAAGGGGCAAAGGCCTTGATTGAAAATGCAGGGGAAAAGGATTCGTTTGTGGCTTTGGCAGGTGGGCAGCTTATTTCGACCGAGAAGGATAAAAACCCTATTCTCGATCGCCCTTCTGTACGGTTGCCCCTGTAGGGCGTTCACCCCAGATTTTGGCAAGCGAGTTCAGTTCCTTGGGGTCTTTGAGTTTGAGTACTACGCATTGGCGGATGCTTGCCTCGCTCTTTGCGATATCCTCGGCTAAAGCCTTGCAGGTCGGGGCCCCGCAGAGACCGCAGTCGATTCCAGGGAGAACTGCAAGGATTTGGCGAGCCTTTTCCATTTTATGGAGGGCTTTTGCCATATCCTTGTCGAGCTTCATTGTTGTCTTTGGTTTTGGCTGTTCCAGGTACAAATGAGGGCTTAAGCGTTCTGCTTGTCTCAAAATCCTCAACTCGAGTTCCTTCGGAAGTTTTTCCGGGAGACTCAGCGACCAATGCCGCAACCGCTCGATGGCAAGAAAACGATTCCTCACCGTTAAAATTCCCCCGGCACACCCCTGTGCACAGGCTTCGAGCTCGAGAAAGTCAAGGTTGTTGTCTTCTTCCTCCTCCAGTAATTCAAGGAACTCTATGACATTGTGCATCTCATCCACGGCAAGGGATCTGCCTTTGATCGAACTGCATTGCCCCTTTACCAGACACCAGATGGCGGCTTCTGCGCTGCAAAGCGGAAAGGAGAAGGTGGTTTCCGTATCCTGTGCATAGAGCTTCCTGTTTTTGGTCAGGAGGCTGCGTATCATATTATAGGCGGTATCGAAATTGATGACACCCTGGAATAGGGTGTTGTCTTCAGAGCCCAACGTTTTGATCTGTGCTATTTTTGCAGCACAGGGGGTTATATAGAAAATACCGTTTTTTTCGCCCGGCGATTCTGATTCAATTTCGGCTCTGGCAAACAATGCCACTATCTGGGCAGGGGTCCTTTTCCGGCTGAGGTTTTCCAATAGCAGCGGGTAACGAATCTGGATCAAGCGTTGCACTGAAGGGCAATAGTTGCTGATCAGCGGAAGTTCCTGGTTATTTTCCGTTGCCTCCATTAATTTTAGGATATCGACGCCTGTTTCGGCCAGATAGAGGTGAGTAAATCCACAGTCGTAGAAAGCACGGCAAATCTGTTGCTGCGAATAGATTTCAGGAAACTGGGCAAAGAACACCGCTGGGATGATTGCAACCCTGTTGGTATATTCCAGCAATTGCCCGAAAAGACTCTGTTCTATGGCCATCGCATTGTTTGGGCAGACAGCCATACACTGGCCGCAGTCGATGCAACGTTCACTGATTATCTGGGCTTTTCCCCCGGAGATTCTGATTGCACCTGTGGGACAACGCTTCATGCAATGGGTGCACCCCTTACAGAGATCTTCCCTGACATACAGACTGTGGTGGAAGGGCTTTTCGCTCACGAATTTTCTCCCAGTTTGAAATACATGGATATTTTAGTATGGTCGCCTGCTTTCGTGTAGATATCGAGGCAATCACAGTTCTTTTTGATGTTCGACATCCCCATCCCTGCACCGTATCCCATTTCCCGAACTTCGGCACTGGCTGTCGACCATCCATCGGTCATCGCCAGCTCTAGGTCCTCTATTCCTGGACCCGTATCTATGGCCTCGATCGATACCCCTTCTTCCTCGATATTGCAAATAATTTTGCCACCATAGGAATGGGCAATTATATTTACCTCTGCTTCAAAGGTTGCAACGATAATCTGCTTGATTTTTTGCGGAGAAATATCGAGTTGCTTCAACAGACGTTTAATTTCGCTGGAAGCAACCCCTGCAACAGAAAAATCCTTCGAGGGGACGGTAAATTCTTCATGCATCTCAATATACCGGTTCTAACCCTTTTGCATACAGCAGCCCGCTAGCCTTGAAGAGAGAGAAAGGTGTGTATGCCAATGCGATATCCAGTTCCTTTGCCATATCTATCATGCTTTGGCTTGGCCTTTTATTTCTGACAAGCAAAATATTACTGATATCACTCATTTCAGCGGTTCTGATTGACTGGTTGTTTGACAAACCGGTAATCAAGAGGATGTCGTCTTCCAGTAAGGTAAGTACATCGCTCATTAAATCGCTGGCAAAGCCACTTTTTACTTCCTGTTCGAGGTGAGATTCCCCGCAAACCAGAACTCCCTCTACGCTTGCAATGATGTCTTTCAATTTCATGGGGTCAAGTATACCATGTCATGATTCAATGCGGTAGCAAAATACTATTTTTGGCTACTGTTCTTTGCGTCTGTGTTGCTCTTAAGGGGTTTCAACAGGGCAAGCTTCAGTTTTTCCATGAATTCAGATTCGCTTTCCCCATTGGATTGTACCCTCTGCCCCTCAAATAGAGCTTCCAGTGAAATGACTGATTGAAACATATGCAAGGCTTCCCTTTCGCCTTGATCAATATGGCCTTGAATGGCTTTCTGGTCGAAATTCAACGTACCGTTAAAAAAATTGCCCAGAGACTGCTGGGGAATAATCTCCAGGAATCTGGCCTCTGGGAAATGGGTTCTATCGACAAGCCCCTTTTGCGATAGGTGGACGACGATGAACGTGCGTATACCTAATTCGTAGAGGTGACCGACCGGCACATTGTCTGTTACCCCTCCGTCCAAAAACCGCTCAGTACCTATGGTTTCAACGGGGAAAACGAGCGGTAGCGCAGAACTGGCGAGCAAGATCGACTCGGCCAACTTTTTAGGGCAATCATTGAGCAAAAATGACTTGCTTTTCATTTCCGTGCAAGAAAAACAGGTTGCATAGGTTTGGACCCGGCAGTTTGGCAACACAGGATCGGTGGTATGGTTTTCGATAATCTCCCTCATTTTCTCCCTAGAGAAAACCCCTGAGGAAAGCTTGTTTGAGAGAGCGCGCAGGACCTTTTCCTTGCTAAGGTTTGGAAAATCGGAAAAGAGTTTTTTGAACAGCCTTTCACCCTCTTCTTTCTCAAAGGTAAGGATATCCCTCTTTTTTAAGGAATCCCAGACAGCATGGCCGTTTCCGATATCTCCCATGGCGAACATACAGGCATTTACCGCCCCTACCGAGGTTCCCGCAACATGGGTTATCCTGTTTTCCAGGTTGGCTTTTCTCAAAGCTTGCCAGACTCCCAGCTGATAAGCTCCTTTTGCACCACCCCCTGCCAAAACCAAACCGATTCCTTTTGTCTCGTCCATTTGATGAAATTATACGTCCTGATATAAGAAAAACACAAGGAATCCTTTTCCTGCTTGTTCTTTCCTTTCAAAGGCTTTAATCTGGAGAAAGAGGCAGACAATGACAAAAAGTGATAAAACTAAGGCGCTGGGTTGGGCTCTGAACCAAGCAGTGAACCAAGAAGATGTCAAAAAGGTAAAAGCCCTGGTATTCGAGGGAGCCGATGCGAACTTTGTCCCCGATACAACTATTCTGATGCATTGTGCTGCCACTACCTTCAACCTTGAACTGTTCAAGGCAATGATTACCGATATAAAGGTTCTGGAGACAAGAGACTCACGCGGCTGGAATGCCATGATGTATGCCTTGGAGGCAGGGAACCTTGCTGTCGTACGCTTTTGTGTCCAACAGGGAATCCCGGTCAATAATGATACAGACTATGATCAGCCTCTTTCCCTGGCAATTCAAGCCGGGCGGGTAGGCATTGTAAAATTCCTGCTAAAATCGGGAGCGCAGGTCAATGCCGAGGACCTTCTGGGGAGAACCCCTATCATGCATGCACTTGCCAAGGGAAATACCGAGGTTGCCATGATGCTCGTGTCGCATGGATCTGATCTGTATCATACAGACGCCCAGGGGAAAACAGTGCTTTCCTATGCATTGGAAAGTAACAGCCTGTCAGTGATAAAATATTCTTTGGAACTGGCGAAAATCCAATTGCCGTCCAATGTCCTTTTATTGGCAGTCAGGGCAAAGTCAGACCTTGACGTACTCAAATATCTGGTAAGCAAGGGAGCCGATATCCTTTTTGAGAGCAAGGAAGATCTCCCGGGCACCTTGCTCAGGGAAGCTGTGCTTTCCGGCAAGGAAGAAATTGTAAAATATCTTTTGAAACAGGGGGCCCCGATGGGAGAGAATATCCTTGAGATAGCCGCACGCAAAGGCAATCTGGATATTATCAAGCTCATCTACAAATACGAACCTCCCATGGGGAACAGGAAACGGGTTATCGATGCCGTTGTGCAGAGCGGAAGTGTCAAGTTGCTGATTTCCTTACTACCGGAGATCAAGACTATGGGCAGGGATGATCAGTATCATCTGCTTTTCGTTGCCGTTCGTTCGGGAAGCCTGAACATGTTTGAAATGCTCAGGGATGAACTTGACCTTGATGTGGATTGCCAGGACAGCAAGGGTTCCTCCTTGTTATTTGAAGCGGTAATCCTTGAAAAGGAAATACTCCCTCCTGGCAAGACTTTCCTTTCCAACGATGATTTCTCAAGGATTCGCCGCAATGTATCGGACCGTTTTGGACGCTATGAACTCTTGAAAACCTTGGTTGAAAAAGAAAACCTTGAGGTTAACCACACCGATTGCGACGGTGTCTCTGCAATTATGGTTGCAGCGCGATATCTGAATTTCCCTGCTATCAGGTTTTTGGAGAAACACGGGGCAAGCCTCTACCAGAAGGATTCTCGCGATGTGAGTGCAGAAACCATTCTTATGGAAACCAAAATCAGCAAAATCGACCAGCGTAAGCTGGAGAAAGTCATGGCCGAAGGTACGTGTTTAGGAAAAAGACCCTCAATTAGGCGCCACAAATAGGGCGGACGTCGCCTTAACCCATTTTTTACCTTTGAAAAACGGTTTCAAGAAGCTATACTATCCCAAACAAATGGAGGTCTCTCATGAAATATATTGGAGCGTTGGATCAGGGAACTACAAGTACCCGTTTTATACTTTTTGATACAAAGGGGTCGATTGTCGCATCAAACCAGCAGGAACACCAGCAGATATTCCCAGAACCGGGATGGGTGGAACATGATCCGTGGGAAATCTGGGACAATGCCAGCGAATGTATCACCAAGACCTTGAGAAAAGTAGAAGCATCCGGCTCTGATATTTCCTGTGTCGGTATCACAAATCAGCGTGAAACGATTGTTGCCTGGAATCCAAAAACGGGGAAAGTCTGGCATAATGCAATCGTATGGCAGGATCTTCGGGGATCAGAGCTGATCAATAAGCTGAAGGAAACGGTTGACTTGCCTTGGCTTACGGAAAAAAGCGGTTTGATTTTCAGCCCCTACTTTGCAGCCTCCAAGATTGCCTGGTTGCTTGATAATGTGTCTGGTTTGCGCCCGGAAGCGGAGAAAGGGAATGTTGTCTTCGGTACCATCGATACCTGGTTGACCTGGAATCTGACAGGGGGGAAAGCCCTTGTCACCGATGTGACAAACGCCTCACGGTACATGCTTATGAATATCAAGACCTGCCAATGGGATGATGAATTGCTAGCCTTGTTCAGGGTGCCAAAATGTTCATTGCCTACCATCGTTCCCTCTTCTGGCGTAGTCTATGCCAATACCTCTACAAATGGACCTTTCCGTACTGAAGTCCCTGTCTGCGGAATTCTTGGGGACCAGCAGGCTGCCTTGTTTGGTCAGGCTTGTTTTACCGAAGGCCTGGGCAAGAGCACCTATGGAACCGGTTGCTTTTTATTGGTGAACACAGGGACTAAACTCTGCACTTCCAAATTAGGGCTTCTCACCACGGTAGCCTACCAGATAGGGGATGCTAAACCTGTCTATGCCCTGGAAGGGTCTGTGGCTGTCGCCGGGTCGCTGGTCCAGTGGGCCCGGGATAACCTAAAAATTGTAAGTTCCCCACAGGAACTGGACAAACTGGCCACCTCTGTGCCAGACTGCGGAGGTGTCTATATCGTTCCGGCGTTCAGCGGATTGTTTGCACCCTACTGGAGGTCTGAAGCCCGTGGGGTAATCGCAGGTCTTACCGGTTTTGCAACGAGGGCTCATCTATGCCGGGCAATATTGGAGTCCACCGCGTTTCAGGCAAACGATATATTTGAGTCTATGGAGGTTGATAGCGGAATCCATATGACCACCTTGAAAGTTGACGGTGGTCTCACCAACAGTGAGCCACTTATGGAATTCCAGTCAGATTTGCTTGGTATCCCGGTAATCCGGCCCTTGGTTGTAGAGACTACTGCCTTAGGTGCGGCCTACGCTGCAGGGCTGTCTGTAGGTATCTGGAAAGATATGGATGAGTTGGCTTCCTATTGGAAAGAAGATAGGCGCTGGAAACCAACCATGGAGAAAAGTGTCAGGGATAAGAAAATACGATTATGGAGAAAAGCCGTAAGCCGTACCCTCAATTGGATTTCTGTCGATAGCGAAGAACTGGAGTCATAGAATGTGGACTGATGCCCTGCAAAATTTCTTTTCGTTTATTCGTCCTGTCCTG
The sequence above is a segment of the Sphaerochaeta pleomorpha str. Grapes genome. Coding sequences within it:
- a CDS encoding glycerophosphodiester phosphodiesterase, producing the protein MRPFFEKTNKPMLFGHRGYSEIAPENTLPAFSLCVEKGIPGVELDVHLCKTGELVVVHDSNLKRVSGKDVIVEELTFEELRKLDVGSHKGMEYAGEQIPLLSEVFQICGDKLYYDIELKASNTKNIGLEQKTWDTICAYNLEKHCMISSFNPFSILRFNRLTHHALPSAVIYDEGKGVPKVFRHGWGRHIARCSYLKPDKQQVSKETMHKFHEKKGYPICTWTINSKDEAKALLELGVEGIISNNPGDLLNLVKQYKRG
- a CDS encoding patatin-like phospholipase family protein — encoded protein: MDETKGIGLVLAGGGAKGAYQLGVWQALRKANLENRITHVAGTSVGAVNACMFAMGDIGNGHAVWDSLKKRDILTFEKEEGERLFKKLFSDFPNLSKEKVLRALSNKLSSGVFSREKMREIIENHTTDPVLPNCRVQTYATCFSCTEMKSKSFLLNDCPKKLAESILLASSALPLVFPVETIGTERFLDGGVTDNVPVGHLYELGIRTFIVVHLSQKGLVDRTHFPEARFLEIIPQQSLGNFFNGTLNFDQKAIQGHIDQGEREALHMFQSVISLEALFEGQRVQSNGESESEFMEKLKLALLKPLKSNTDAKNSSQK
- a CDS encoding ankyrin repeat domain-containing protein, with product MTKSDKTKALGWALNQAVNQEDVKKVKALVFEGADANFVPDTTILMHCAATTFNLELFKAMITDIKVLETRDSRGWNAMMYALEAGNLAVVRFCVQQGIPVNNDTDYDQPLSLAIQAGRVGIVKFLLKSGAQVNAEDLLGRTPIMHALAKGNTEVAMMLVSHGSDLYHTDAQGKTVLSYALESNSLSVIKYSLELAKIQLPSNVLLLAVRAKSDLDVLKYLVSKGADILFESKEDLPGTLLREAVLSGKEEIVKYLLKQGAPMGENILEIAARKGNLDIIKLIYKYEPPMGNRKRVIDAVVQSGSVKLLISLLPEIKTMGRDDQYHLLFVAVRSGSLNMFEMLRDELDLDVDCQDSKGSSLLFEAVILEKEILPPGKTFLSNDDFSRIRRNVSDRFGRYELLKTLVEKENLEVNHTDCDGVSAIMVAARYLNFPAIRFLEKHGASLYQKDSRDVSAETILMETKISKIDQRKLEKVMAEGTCLGKRPSIRRHK
- a CDS encoding insulinase family protein: MGATQWSLGSIVSGFELVEITTLEDYKATGYLFRHIATKMEVYQVVNDDTELFFGYVFRTTPSNDYGIAHILEHSVLAGSKKYPVRDPFMTLLKGSTNTYMNAMTYPDKTLYPAASPLREDFENLFSVYSDAVFAPLLREETFQQEGVRLVCDEDSCHFEGVVYNEMLGDGGDHDSIVGRQSVRALFPDTLYSYESGGIPEEIIKLDYQQFLSFYGKFYHPSNCRLFLYGKLEVGEKLEYLDNEYLRTSGMIKVDEIPPCAQSWSAPRKSTFTSPVEEGEGEENSSVVLSWATSEISDPLEIVTLSTLVDILLGNPGSPLYKALLDTKLGLDVSPESGMSADFRQMPFVVGFKGIKQEKADEAEACILAEIKKLVTKGIDREVIDACMKRARFKLQEIPGGVPLGIRALLRSLRGWMMGLSPSSSIGISKPLEALENALKEDSRYFENWMQIHLLDNPHRCLVTVVPDKEHQKRQLSAIAKYAKQQYDALGKKGLKTLAEQNAHFLQFEQDGDTPETLATVPRLHLEDLPKEIKTNTYEHLMLSGRDLFFRPLFCNGIVYIDLAIQLEDLSERELMLMPLYLRLVQMTGLGDLTYPQVANILRHLTGDFSMYLESGSSLDGSFDRIMVLSRTKTLVEDFPEAMKFIGNLLQNANVGDQERITAALSDLKTDYVDNVTYNAHSFAALAAASVMNTVQHEGEVLSGLHQWFFLRTITDDQIPSLAEELLSLQKVLSNRNRYSLHLTCDEQYYKKLTKTLEKFLEKFPEGEVPVPRKRTYGDVVESEPHSVALYRLPSTVSYCAYVMKSSPCGSALQAAQVLLGQILSGNELWEVVRGQGGAYGVSAHADVTEQLFLFTSYRDPRIAGTLSDFKKVLETYTDKEIDWKHIENALISTVGEDLKPLSPSQEAILSFRRILYNITDEFRSKRRTQLLSITAQDLNEGAKALIENAGEKDSFVALAGGQLISTEKDKNPILDRPSVRLPL
- the glpK gene encoding glycerol kinase GlpK, translated to MKYIGALDQGTTSTRFILFDTKGSIVASNQQEHQQIFPEPGWVEHDPWEIWDNASECITKTLRKVEASGSDISCVGITNQRETIVAWNPKTGKVWHNAIVWQDLRGSELINKLKETVDLPWLTEKSGLIFSPYFAASKIAWLLDNVSGLRPEAEKGNVVFGTIDTWLTWNLTGGKALVTDVTNASRYMLMNIKTCQWDDELLALFRVPKCSLPTIVPSSGVVYANTSTNGPFRTEVPVCGILGDQQAALFGQACFTEGLGKSTYGTGCFLLVNTGTKLCTSKLGLLTTVAYQIGDAKPVYALEGSVAVAGSLVQWARDNLKIVSSPQELDKLATSVPDCGGVYIVPAFSGLFAPYWRSEARGVIAGLTGFATRAHLCRAILESTAFQANDIFESMEVDSGIHMTTLKVDGGLTNSEPLMEFQSDLLGIPVIRPLVVETTALGAAYAAGLSVGIWKDMDELASYWKEDRRWKPTMEKSVRDKKIRLWRKAVSRTLNWISVDSEELES
- the nfo gene encoding deoxyribonuclease IV, whose protein sequence is MLYVGAHTSIAGGLEQAALQAKELDATAFAMFTKNQRQWVSKPIEEEQASLFKETCSSLGYTKHQILPHDSYLINLGNPDQYKREQSLDAFIDELNRVVLLGLDKLNFHPGSAVDKSDRQTCLRLVAKSLDEALQQVDSVFAVLETTAGQGTSVGSTFEEIEEILHLCKYRDRLGVCIDTCHIFAAGYDIRTLDTFSATMDNFSKTIGFEKLMGMHLNDAKSALGSHVDRHASLGKGSIGLDCFSFICKDPRFSGIPLILETPDSSCYASEIALLKSYS
- a CDS encoding ATP-binding protein, which encodes MHEEFTVPSKDFSVAGVASSEIKRLLKQLDISPQKIKQIIVATFEAEVNIIAHSYGGKIICNIEEEGVSIEAIDTGPGIEDLELAMTDGWSTASAEVREMGYGAGMGMSNIKKNCDCLDIYTKAGDHTKISMYFKLGENS
- a CDS encoding [Fe-Fe] hydrogenase large subunit C-terminal domain-containing protein — encoded protein: MSEKPFHHSLYVREDLCKGCTHCMKRCPTGAIRISGGKAQIISERCIDCGQCMAVCPNNAMAIEQSLFGQLLEYTNRVAIIPAVFFAQFPEIYSQQQICRAFYDCGFTHLYLAETGVDILKLMEATENNQELPLISNYCPSVQRLIQIRYPLLLENLSRKRTPAQIVALFARAEIESESPGEKNGIFYITPCAAKIAQIKTLGSEDNTLFQGVINFDTAYNMIRSLLTKNRKLYAQDTETTFSFPLCSAEAAIWCLVKGQCSSIKGRSLAVDEMHNVIEFLELLEEEEDNNLDFLELEACAQGCAGGILTVRNRFLAIERLRHWSLSLPEKLPKELELRILRQAERLSPHLYLEQPKPKTTMKLDKDMAKALHKMEKARQILAVLPGIDCGLCGAPTCKALAEDIAKSEASIRQCVVLKLKDPKELNSLAKIWGERPTGATVQKGDRE
- a CDS encoding DRTGG domain-containing protein, translating into MKLKDIIASVEGVLVCGESHLEQEVKSGFASDLMSDVLTLLEDDILLITGLSNNQSIRTAEMSDISNILLVRNKRPSQSMIDMAKELDIALAYTPFSLFKASGLLYAKGLEPVY